Proteins from a single region of Megalopta genalis isolate 19385.01 chromosome 3, iyMegGena1_principal, whole genome shotgun sequence:
- the LOC117222080 gene encoding uncharacterized protein LOC117222080 isoform X1: MTISASTERMETTKDLPKKKLINTNLLSLKLLLFLFFGGMGCLFPFLPLHMMEMGLTIEQIQVISMISPAVAIVGPLIASPIADKLAGHQGGTNKISTGRYLRVMIAIACILSAVFYTFLLVIDVDHVELPRGRRPGLKFNCDQTGALVLQERCKDHFSCHRWSDESKVGQLLLEDCTYACYPTGSKRWRADDEDVSTAETTESSIPFYGSGDSTVIPLEQEMYQQDQEEYKKSRRFAMAGSEPPHLCFNESDNVVCHVYTEYTGTLSVNTTLGQPLKNESDREWCAYPLSEYFACRIPSKLKARMAEVNKTCSIKCDLVDAYILPDSIFAESQCQRTEDLSYLVFWTYLAIRSVADIFPTTAVGLIDAAVVIATRETSCGRGDVGRQLAFGSLGFAIFGPLTGYLCTLVEHLNFFYYLPIALHATMMLLAALVAICANGMPLSPPEWWWHTRSGMLALPMSAIKRYGSETAVLVIILIVMGTFWSAMDSYLPLHLQRLGGNEFPIGVAMTVGAVPAFLFLWKSEHLVDYCGHSNLLITAFTVYIIRFTGLSLVSGPWWSLISEALEVFTLGIMWVTAILYLRHLVPRHLTVTAQALPVIAHFCIGRCIGAVIGAYINVDDSDIVDSLRFVYHYMAVAAAAVAALYFVLYHGLLKPRCHAHTIQGPRQPPTVVQAMNGNGNYTPLRVYHNGMGRKGQFRY, translated from the exons ATGACAATATCGGCGTCTACCGAAAGGATGGAGACCACGAAAGACCTGCCGAAGAAGAAGCTTATCAACACCAATCTCCTATCGTTGAAGCTCCTATTATTTCTCTTCTTTGGTG GAATGGGCTGTCTTTTCCCATTTCTCCCGTTGCATATGATGGAAATGGGATTGACCATCGAGCAGATCCAAGTGATCTCGATGATCTCGCCGGCAGTGGCGATCGTGGGACCCCTGATCGCCAGTCCCATCGCCGACAAGCTGGCGGGTCATCAGGGTGGAACCAACAAGATCTCGACTGGTCGTTATCTGAGAGTGATGATCGCGATCGCCTGTATCTTGTCTGCAGTTTTCTACACGTTCCTTCTGGTCATTGACGTGGATCACGTCGAGCTGCCTAGAGGAAGGAGACCCGGGCTCAAGTTCAACTGCGATCAAACGGGCGCGCTGGTGTTGCAAGAGCGGTGCAAGGACCATTTCTCTTGTCACAGGTGGTCCGACGAGAGCAAGGTCGGGCAGTTGCTTCTCGAGGACTGCACTTACGCTTGCTACCCGACCGGGTCGAAGCGATGGCGCGCCGACGACGAGGACGTTTCCACCGCTGAGACCACCGAGTCGAGTATTCCTTTCTATGGAAGCGGTGACTCCACGGTCATTCCTCTGGAGCAGGAAATGTATCAGCAG GATCAAGAAGAATACAAGAAGTCTCGAAGATTCGCAATGGCCGGCAGCGAGCCTCCTCATCTCTGCTTCAACGAGAGCGACAATGTGGTGTGCCACGTGTACACCGAGTACACCGGCACCTTGTCCGTGAACACCACTCTAGGTCAACCTCTGAAAAACGAAAGCGACAGAGAGTGGTGTGCGTATCCTCTGTCCGAGTATTTTGCTTGTCGCATACCGTCCAAACTGAAGGCCAGAATGGCTGAGGTTAATAAGACCTGCTCCATCAAATGCGACTTGGTCGACGCGTACATCCTCCCAG ATAGTATCTTCGCAGAGAGCCAATGCCAACGAACAGAAGATTTGTCGTATCTAGTCTTCTGGACGTACTTGGCTATTCGATCGGTCGCCGATATTTTTCCAACGACGGCCGTAGGACTGATCGACGCCGCGGTGGTGATAGCAACGAGAGAAACATCCTGCGGACGCGGTGACGTGGGTCGTCAATTAGCTTTCGGCTCTCTGGGATTTGCTATTTTTGGTCCTCTGACCGGCTACCTATGCACTTTGGTAGAACACCTAAATTTTTTCTATTACCTGCCGATTGCTCTGCACGCGACTATGATGCTTCTAGCAGCCCTCGTTGCCATTTGTGCGAACGGTATGCCGCTGAGTCCGCCAGAATGGTGGTGGCATACGAGAAGCGGCATGCTGGCGCTTCCCATGAGCGCTATTAAAAGGTACGGCAGCGAGACCGCTGTTCTGGTCATCATTCTTATCGTCATGGGGACCTTCTGGAGCGCCATGGACAGTTATCTGCCATT acATTTACAAAGATTAGGGGGCAACGAGTTTCCCATTGGCGTGGCTATGACTGTAGGAGCAGTGCCGGCTTTCTTGTTTCTTTGGAAATCTGAGCATCTGGTGGACTATTGCGGTCATAGTAATCTTCTCATCACTGCCTTTACCGTCTACATAATTAG ATTTACTGGCTTGAGCCTTGTCTCAGGACCTTGGTGGTCCTTGATTTCAGAGGCCCTAGAAGTGTTCACTCTTGGGATTATGTGGGTTACCGCCATCCTCTACCTTCGGCATCTTGTGCCGCGACATTTAACCGTAACTGCCCAGGCGCTACCTGTAATCGCTCATTTCTGCATCG GTCGATGCATCGGAGCCGTGATTGGTGCTTACATAAACGTAGACGATTCTGATATCGTAGACTCGTTGAGATTCGTTTATCATTACATGGCAGTAGCGGCTGCAGCAGTCGCTGCCTTATACTTCGTCCTGTATCATGGCCTATTGAAGCCGCGTTGTCATGCTCACACTATTCAGGGTCCTCGGCAACCCCCTACAGTTGTGCAAG CAATGAACGGAAATGGGAATTACACACCGCTCAGAGTCTACCACAACGGTATGGGCAGAAAAGGTCAATTCCGATATTAA
- the LOC117222080 gene encoding uncharacterized protein LOC117222080 isoform X3, whose amino-acid sequence MTISASTERMETTKDLPKKKLINTNLLSLKLLLFLFFGGMGCLFPFLPLHMMEMGLTIEQIQVISMISPAVAIVGPLIASPIADKLAGHQGGTNKISTGRYLRVMIAIACILSAVFYTFLLVIDVDHVELPRGRRPGLKFNCDQTGALVLQERCKDHFSCHRWSDESKVGQLLLEDCTYACYPTGSKRWRADDEDVSTAETTESSIPFYGSGDSTVIPLEQEMYQQDQEEYKKSRRFAMAGSEPPHLCFNESDNVVCHVYTEYTGTLSVNTTLGQPLKNESDREWCAYPLSEYFACRIPSKLKARMAEVNKTCSIKCDLVDAYILPDSIFAESQCQRTEDLSYLVFWTYLAIRSVADIFPTTAVGLIDAAVVIATRETSCGRGDVGRQLAFGSLGFAIFGPLTGYLCTLVEHLNFFYYLPIALHATMMLLAALVAICANGMPLSPPEWWWHTRSGMLALPMSAIKRYGSETAVLVIILIVMGTFWSAMDSYLPLHLQRLGGNEFPIGVAMTVGAVPAFLFLWKSEHLVDYCGHSNLLITAFTVYIIRFTGLSLVSGPWWSLISEALEVFTLGIMWVTAILYLRHLVPRHLTVTAQALPVIAHFCIGRCIGAVIGAYINVDDSDIVDSLRFVYHYMAVAAAAVAALYFVLYHGLLKPRCHAHTIQGPRQPPTVVQDH is encoded by the exons ATGACAATATCGGCGTCTACCGAAAGGATGGAGACCACGAAAGACCTGCCGAAGAAGAAGCTTATCAACACCAATCTCCTATCGTTGAAGCTCCTATTATTTCTCTTCTTTGGTG GAATGGGCTGTCTTTTCCCATTTCTCCCGTTGCATATGATGGAAATGGGATTGACCATCGAGCAGATCCAAGTGATCTCGATGATCTCGCCGGCAGTGGCGATCGTGGGACCCCTGATCGCCAGTCCCATCGCCGACAAGCTGGCGGGTCATCAGGGTGGAACCAACAAGATCTCGACTGGTCGTTATCTGAGAGTGATGATCGCGATCGCCTGTATCTTGTCTGCAGTTTTCTACACGTTCCTTCTGGTCATTGACGTGGATCACGTCGAGCTGCCTAGAGGAAGGAGACCCGGGCTCAAGTTCAACTGCGATCAAACGGGCGCGCTGGTGTTGCAAGAGCGGTGCAAGGACCATTTCTCTTGTCACAGGTGGTCCGACGAGAGCAAGGTCGGGCAGTTGCTTCTCGAGGACTGCACTTACGCTTGCTACCCGACCGGGTCGAAGCGATGGCGCGCCGACGACGAGGACGTTTCCACCGCTGAGACCACCGAGTCGAGTATTCCTTTCTATGGAAGCGGTGACTCCACGGTCATTCCTCTGGAGCAGGAAATGTATCAGCAG GATCAAGAAGAATACAAGAAGTCTCGAAGATTCGCAATGGCCGGCAGCGAGCCTCCTCATCTCTGCTTCAACGAGAGCGACAATGTGGTGTGCCACGTGTACACCGAGTACACCGGCACCTTGTCCGTGAACACCACTCTAGGTCAACCTCTGAAAAACGAAAGCGACAGAGAGTGGTGTGCGTATCCTCTGTCCGAGTATTTTGCTTGTCGCATACCGTCCAAACTGAAGGCCAGAATGGCTGAGGTTAATAAGACCTGCTCCATCAAATGCGACTTGGTCGACGCGTACATCCTCCCAG ATAGTATCTTCGCAGAGAGCCAATGCCAACGAACAGAAGATTTGTCGTATCTAGTCTTCTGGACGTACTTGGCTATTCGATCGGTCGCCGATATTTTTCCAACGACGGCCGTAGGACTGATCGACGCCGCGGTGGTGATAGCAACGAGAGAAACATCCTGCGGACGCGGTGACGTGGGTCGTCAATTAGCTTTCGGCTCTCTGGGATTTGCTATTTTTGGTCCTCTGACCGGCTACCTATGCACTTTGGTAGAACACCTAAATTTTTTCTATTACCTGCCGATTGCTCTGCACGCGACTATGATGCTTCTAGCAGCCCTCGTTGCCATTTGTGCGAACGGTATGCCGCTGAGTCCGCCAGAATGGTGGTGGCATACGAGAAGCGGCATGCTGGCGCTTCCCATGAGCGCTATTAAAAGGTACGGCAGCGAGACCGCTGTTCTGGTCATCATTCTTATCGTCATGGGGACCTTCTGGAGCGCCATGGACAGTTATCTGCCATT acATTTACAAAGATTAGGGGGCAACGAGTTTCCCATTGGCGTGGCTATGACTGTAGGAGCAGTGCCGGCTTTCTTGTTTCTTTGGAAATCTGAGCATCTGGTGGACTATTGCGGTCATAGTAATCTTCTCATCACTGCCTTTACCGTCTACATAATTAG ATTTACTGGCTTGAGCCTTGTCTCAGGACCTTGGTGGTCCTTGATTTCAGAGGCCCTAGAAGTGTTCACTCTTGGGATTATGTGGGTTACCGCCATCCTCTACCTTCGGCATCTTGTGCCGCGACATTTAACCGTAACTGCCCAGGCGCTACCTGTAATCGCTCATTTCTGCATCG GTCGATGCATCGGAGCCGTGATTGGTGCTTACATAAACGTAGACGATTCTGATATCGTAGACTCGTTGAGATTCGTTTATCATTACATGGCAGTAGCGGCTGCAGCAGTCGCTGCCTTATACTTCGTCCTGTATCATGGCCTATTGAAGCCGCGTTGTCATGCTCACACTATTCAGGGTCCTCGGCAACCCCCTACAGTTGTGCAAG ATCATTGA
- the LOC117222080 gene encoding uncharacterized protein LOC117222080 isoform X2, protein MTISASTERMETTKDLPKKKLINTNLLSLKLLLFLFFGGMGCLFPFLPLHMMEMGLTIEQIQVISMISPAVAIVGPLIASPIADKLAGHQGGTNKISTGRYLRVMIAIACILSAVFYTFLLVIDVDHVELPRGRRPGLKFNCDQTGALVLQERCKDHFSCHRWSDESKVGQLLLEDCTYACYPTGSKRWRADDEDVSTAETTESSIPFYGSGDSTVIPLEQEMYQQDQEEYKKSRRFAMAGSEPPHLCFNESDNVVCHVYTEYTGTLSVNTTLGQPLKNESDREWCAYPLSEYFACRIPSKLKARMAEVNKTCSIKCDLVDAYILPDSIFAESQCQRTEDLSYLVFWTYLAIRSVADIFPTTAVGLIDAAVVIATRETSCGRGDVGRQLAFGSLGFAIFGPLTGYLCTLVEHLNFFYYLPIALHATMMLLAALVAICANGMPLSPPEWWWHTRSGMLALPMSAIKRYGSETAVLVIILIVMGTFWSAMDSYLPLHLQRLGGNEFPIGVAMTVGAVPAFLFLWKSEHLVDYCGHSNLLITAFTVYIIRFTGLSLVSGPWWSLISEALEVFTLGIMWVTAILYLRHLVPRHLTVTAQALPVIAHFCIGRCIGAVIGAYINVDDSDIVDSLRFVYHYMAVAAAAVAALYFVLYHGLLKPRCHAHTIQGPRQPPTVVQAAIKEYELSEYPEIIRSV, encoded by the exons ATGACAATATCGGCGTCTACCGAAAGGATGGAGACCACGAAAGACCTGCCGAAGAAGAAGCTTATCAACACCAATCTCCTATCGTTGAAGCTCCTATTATTTCTCTTCTTTGGTG GAATGGGCTGTCTTTTCCCATTTCTCCCGTTGCATATGATGGAAATGGGATTGACCATCGAGCAGATCCAAGTGATCTCGATGATCTCGCCGGCAGTGGCGATCGTGGGACCCCTGATCGCCAGTCCCATCGCCGACAAGCTGGCGGGTCATCAGGGTGGAACCAACAAGATCTCGACTGGTCGTTATCTGAGAGTGATGATCGCGATCGCCTGTATCTTGTCTGCAGTTTTCTACACGTTCCTTCTGGTCATTGACGTGGATCACGTCGAGCTGCCTAGAGGAAGGAGACCCGGGCTCAAGTTCAACTGCGATCAAACGGGCGCGCTGGTGTTGCAAGAGCGGTGCAAGGACCATTTCTCTTGTCACAGGTGGTCCGACGAGAGCAAGGTCGGGCAGTTGCTTCTCGAGGACTGCACTTACGCTTGCTACCCGACCGGGTCGAAGCGATGGCGCGCCGACGACGAGGACGTTTCCACCGCTGAGACCACCGAGTCGAGTATTCCTTTCTATGGAAGCGGTGACTCCACGGTCATTCCTCTGGAGCAGGAAATGTATCAGCAG GATCAAGAAGAATACAAGAAGTCTCGAAGATTCGCAATGGCCGGCAGCGAGCCTCCTCATCTCTGCTTCAACGAGAGCGACAATGTGGTGTGCCACGTGTACACCGAGTACACCGGCACCTTGTCCGTGAACACCACTCTAGGTCAACCTCTGAAAAACGAAAGCGACAGAGAGTGGTGTGCGTATCCTCTGTCCGAGTATTTTGCTTGTCGCATACCGTCCAAACTGAAGGCCAGAATGGCTGAGGTTAATAAGACCTGCTCCATCAAATGCGACTTGGTCGACGCGTACATCCTCCCAG ATAGTATCTTCGCAGAGAGCCAATGCCAACGAACAGAAGATTTGTCGTATCTAGTCTTCTGGACGTACTTGGCTATTCGATCGGTCGCCGATATTTTTCCAACGACGGCCGTAGGACTGATCGACGCCGCGGTGGTGATAGCAACGAGAGAAACATCCTGCGGACGCGGTGACGTGGGTCGTCAATTAGCTTTCGGCTCTCTGGGATTTGCTATTTTTGGTCCTCTGACCGGCTACCTATGCACTTTGGTAGAACACCTAAATTTTTTCTATTACCTGCCGATTGCTCTGCACGCGACTATGATGCTTCTAGCAGCCCTCGTTGCCATTTGTGCGAACGGTATGCCGCTGAGTCCGCCAGAATGGTGGTGGCATACGAGAAGCGGCATGCTGGCGCTTCCCATGAGCGCTATTAAAAGGTACGGCAGCGAGACCGCTGTTCTGGTCATCATTCTTATCGTCATGGGGACCTTCTGGAGCGCCATGGACAGTTATCTGCCATT acATTTACAAAGATTAGGGGGCAACGAGTTTCCCATTGGCGTGGCTATGACTGTAGGAGCAGTGCCGGCTTTCTTGTTTCTTTGGAAATCTGAGCATCTGGTGGACTATTGCGGTCATAGTAATCTTCTCATCACTGCCTTTACCGTCTACATAATTAG ATTTACTGGCTTGAGCCTTGTCTCAGGACCTTGGTGGTCCTTGATTTCAGAGGCCCTAGAAGTGTTCACTCTTGGGATTATGTGGGTTACCGCCATCCTCTACCTTCGGCATCTTGTGCCGCGACATTTAACCGTAACTGCCCAGGCGCTACCTGTAATCGCTCATTTCTGCATCG GTCGATGCATCGGAGCCGTGATTGGTGCTTACATAAACGTAGACGATTCTGATATCGTAGACTCGTTGAGATTCGTTTATCATTACATGGCAGTAGCGGCTGCAGCAGTCGCTGCCTTATACTTCGTCCTGTATCATGGCCTATTGAAGCCGCGTTGTCATGCTCACACTATTCAGGGTCCTCGGCAACCCCCTACAGTTGTGCAAG CCGCTATCAAGGAGTATGAACTGAGTGAGTATCCTGAAATCATTCGATCGGTTTGA
- the LOC117222080 gene encoding uncharacterized protein LOC117222080 isoform X6, with protein sequence MTISASTERMETTKDLPKKKLINTNLLSLKLLLFLFFGGMGCLFPFLPLHMMEMGLTIEQIQVISMISPAVAIVGPLIASPIADKLAGHQGGTNKISTGRYLRVMIAIACILSAVFYTFLLVIDVDHVELPRGRRPGLKFNCDQTGALVLQERCKDHFSCHRWSDESKVGQLLLEDCTYACYPTGSKRWRADDEDVSTAETTESSIPFYGSGDSTVIPLEQEMYQQDQEEYKKSRRFAMAGSEPPHLCFNESDNVVCHVYTEYTGTLSVNTTLGQPLKNESDREWCAYPLSEYFACRIPSKLKARMAEVNKTCSIKCDLVDAYILPDSIFAESQCQRTEDLSYLVFWTYLAIRSVADIFPTTAVGLIDAAVVIATRETSCGRGDVGRQLAFGSLGFAIFGPLTGYLCTLVEHLNFFYYLPIALHATMMLLAALVAICANGMPLSPPEWWWHTRSGMLALPMSAIKRYGSETAVLVIILIVMGTFWSAMDSYLPLHLQRLGGNEFPIGVAMTVGAVPAFLFLWKSEHLVDYCGHSNLLITAFTVYIIR encoded by the exons ATGACAATATCGGCGTCTACCGAAAGGATGGAGACCACGAAAGACCTGCCGAAGAAGAAGCTTATCAACACCAATCTCCTATCGTTGAAGCTCCTATTATTTCTCTTCTTTGGTG GAATGGGCTGTCTTTTCCCATTTCTCCCGTTGCATATGATGGAAATGGGATTGACCATCGAGCAGATCCAAGTGATCTCGATGATCTCGCCGGCAGTGGCGATCGTGGGACCCCTGATCGCCAGTCCCATCGCCGACAAGCTGGCGGGTCATCAGGGTGGAACCAACAAGATCTCGACTGGTCGTTATCTGAGAGTGATGATCGCGATCGCCTGTATCTTGTCTGCAGTTTTCTACACGTTCCTTCTGGTCATTGACGTGGATCACGTCGAGCTGCCTAGAGGAAGGAGACCCGGGCTCAAGTTCAACTGCGATCAAACGGGCGCGCTGGTGTTGCAAGAGCGGTGCAAGGACCATTTCTCTTGTCACAGGTGGTCCGACGAGAGCAAGGTCGGGCAGTTGCTTCTCGAGGACTGCACTTACGCTTGCTACCCGACCGGGTCGAAGCGATGGCGCGCCGACGACGAGGACGTTTCCACCGCTGAGACCACCGAGTCGAGTATTCCTTTCTATGGAAGCGGTGACTCCACGGTCATTCCTCTGGAGCAGGAAATGTATCAGCAG GATCAAGAAGAATACAAGAAGTCTCGAAGATTCGCAATGGCCGGCAGCGAGCCTCCTCATCTCTGCTTCAACGAGAGCGACAATGTGGTGTGCCACGTGTACACCGAGTACACCGGCACCTTGTCCGTGAACACCACTCTAGGTCAACCTCTGAAAAACGAAAGCGACAGAGAGTGGTGTGCGTATCCTCTGTCCGAGTATTTTGCTTGTCGCATACCGTCCAAACTGAAGGCCAGAATGGCTGAGGTTAATAAGACCTGCTCCATCAAATGCGACTTGGTCGACGCGTACATCCTCCCAG ATAGTATCTTCGCAGAGAGCCAATGCCAACGAACAGAAGATTTGTCGTATCTAGTCTTCTGGACGTACTTGGCTATTCGATCGGTCGCCGATATTTTTCCAACGACGGCCGTAGGACTGATCGACGCCGCGGTGGTGATAGCAACGAGAGAAACATCCTGCGGACGCGGTGACGTGGGTCGTCAATTAGCTTTCGGCTCTCTGGGATTTGCTATTTTTGGTCCTCTGACCGGCTACCTATGCACTTTGGTAGAACACCTAAATTTTTTCTATTACCTGCCGATTGCTCTGCACGCGACTATGATGCTTCTAGCAGCCCTCGTTGCCATTTGTGCGAACGGTATGCCGCTGAGTCCGCCAGAATGGTGGTGGCATACGAGAAGCGGCATGCTGGCGCTTCCCATGAGCGCTATTAAAAGGTACGGCAGCGAGACCGCTGTTCTGGTCATCATTCTTATCGTCATGGGGACCTTCTGGAGCGCCATGGACAGTTATCTGCCATT acATTTACAAAGATTAGGGGGCAACGAGTTTCCCATTGGCGTGGCTATGACTGTAGGAGCAGTGCCGGCTTTCTTGTTTCTTTGGAAATCTGAGCATCTGGTGGACTATTGCGGTCATAGTAATCTTCTCATCACTGCCTTTACCGTCTACATAATTAGGTAG
- the LOC117222080 gene encoding TBC1 domain family member 19 isoform X5 has translation MLTLFRVLGNPLQLCKIIDSKSFYLLKNLLKFVVMSENTEDYEDTVQKRTAERLTEEIQSMANYKSLYIEIQKLVASTAVKRGDFKNTLMEALKSNGLETEIRNTVFHWTRSQSSLSLLPPPPEEFSDLSFLKKAQVQWERRIQKSLNSTCNELNVALARIRPREDREELAEKWNELSTYDIDLSQYRPLYAPKDFLDVLFAIRNPVFRRQPDELNWEFSHIQIRVKTLAQLRRVYTELAKGMPMLGVNPDMQSSENYANLEEERIHLGEKVLRSNHAPIAQEFLKRGAPRSLRGRLWSLVLGSIVKENDVEYYEELKNMVLQYDIVIDNLIIKDVQLTARNDDQYFVFEDVLYKTMLCFSRDSEVLAPVTTDKSAGGQVIHAVLQGKPATLENTLVFPPSGVIPFHGFTMYATPFCYLYDDPCAMYFTFRAFYLRYWFRLHTVSNHKQGIVALCLLFERSLQCYEPLLWVYFRNCHIQPIKVVFKWIMRGFSGHLPPEQLLYLWDLILGYDSLEIIPLLAVAILSFRKENLMQVNTLQSVEAVLADLSSLKVIPLLQLALLRE, from the exons ATGCTCACACTATTCAGGGTCCTCGGCAACCCCCTACAGTTGTGCAAG ATCATTGATTCGAAGTCTttctatttattaaaaaatcTGTTGAAATTCGTCGTGATGTCGGAGAATACGGAGGACTATGAGGATACGGTACAGAAGAGAACTGCTGAAAGGTTAACGGAAGAAATACAAAGCATGGCTAATTACAAAAGTCTTTACATCGAAATTCAG AAACTCGTAGCATCAACGGCGGTAAAGAGGGGTGATTTTAAAAACACGTTAATGGAAGCTTTGAAAAGTAACGGTCTCGAAACAGAAATTCGAAATACAGTTTTCCATTGGACAAGATCGCAA AGCTCCTTGTCTTTGTTGCCGCCACCACCAGAGGAATTTAGCGACTTAAGTTTTTTAAAAAAAGCTCAAGTTCAATGGGAGCGCCGTATACAGAAATCACTGAATTCTACATGCAACGAATTAAATGTCGCTTTAGCTCGTATTCGGCCGAGAGAGGACCGCGAGGAATTGGCTGAAAAATGGAACGAACTGAGCACATACGATATCG atttatCACAATACAGACCACTGTATGCTCCGAAAGATTTTCTGGATGTTTTATTTGCCATACGAAATCCTGTTTTCAGAAGACAGCC AGACGAATTGAATTGGGAATTTAGTCATATACAGATTCGCGTGAAGACTCTCGCTCAATTG AGGCGCGTGTACACGGAGCTTGCCAAGGGAATGCCGATGTTGGGAGTCAATCCAGATATGCAGAGTTCTGAGAATTATGCGAATTTAGAAGAAGAAAGGATCCATCTTGGTGAAAAAGTGCTGCGATCCAATCACGCTCCGATCGCACAAGAGTTCTTGAAGCGTGGCGCACCTCGATCGCTTCGCGGACGTCTTTGGTCTCTTGTCTTGGGATCCATAGTGAAAGAAAAT GATGTAGAATATTACGAAGAATTAAAAAACATGGTACTACAGTACGATATAGTTATAGATAACTTAATAATAAAG gATGTACAATTAACAGCTAGAAATGATGACCAGTACTTCGTATTTGAGGATGTTTTGTATAAAACAATGTTATGTTTTTCACGTGATTCGGAGGTATTGGCGCCTGTAACCACTGACAAAAGCGCGGGCGGGCAAGTGATACACGCGGTTTTACAAGGGAAACCAGCTACATTGGAGAACACTTTGGTATTTCCACCGAGCGGCGTAATTCCCTTTCATGGATTTACAATGTACG CTACTCCATTTTGTTATCTTTACGACGACCCTTGCGCAATGTATTTTACCTTTAGAGCGTTTTATTTGCGATATTGGTTCCGCTTACACACCGTATCCAATCATAAGCAAGGCATAGTTGCGTTATGTCTCCTTTTTGAAAGATCTCTTCAGTGTTATGAACCCCTTCTGTGGGTTTATTTTAGAAACTGCCATATCCAACC AATCAAAGTTGTTTTCAAATGGATCATGAGAGGTTTTAGCGGCCACCTTCCTCCAGAACAATTGCTTTATCTGTGGGACTTAATTCTAGGTTACGATTCTTTAGAAATTATCCCCTTGCTTGCAGTGGCCATTTTGAGCTTTAGAAAggaaaatttgatgcaagtcaATACTTTACAAAGTGTAGAG GCCGTTTTAGCAGATTTATCTTCTTTAAAAGTAATTCCATTATTACAATTAGCTTTACTGAGAGAATGA